The Comamonas endophytica sequence GTGCAAGGCTTCGATGCCGCGCTGCACTGCCATCGCCTGGCGCTGCAGCACGGTGCGCGTGGCTTCAGGCAGGCTTTCGCGCAGCGCGCCGCGGTAGGCGACCAGCAGCATCCTTTCGGCATCCTCGCTGGCATCCATCAGCCGGGGCATCGTCGGCTGCCCCATCAGGGCCTTGACGGACTCCCAGCCGCGCTGCAGCGTTGCGGACAGCCGCCGGCCGTGGCGGTCGTGCGCAGGCAGGGCAAATTCATGCTGGAGCTCGGCCGAGGCGGCTTCGAAGGCCTGTATGTGGCGCTGTAGCATCTGCTGCAGCAGTCCGGCAGGCGCCTGCTCGACGGCCAGGCGCAGGCATTTGGCGGTTTGAAGATTCAGGCGCTGCAGTGCCTGCAGCATGGCCAGCAACTGCAGATGCGACAGGCCCACGGTCGGACCCGCATGGCGCATGCGTTCCCAGGCCGCCTTCACGGCGCCGCTCACCTGGCGCCAGTCCAGCAGGCTGGTGCCCCGGTCGCGCTGCCATTGCGCCTCGAGCACCGGCACCACGGAGGCGAAATCACCAGGGTATTGCAGTGCCGCGCGCCAGCCCAGCTCGTAGGCCGGGCGGTACTGGTCATAGCCCCGTCCGCTCACGTAATAGGACTCGAGATGGTAGTGGTCGTGCCAGAACTCGTCTTGGGCCGCTTCATGGTTGGCTTGAATTTTCGGGCTTTCATTGGCAGCGTCGCTTGTGGCGGCTGCCTGGCTTCGACCTGCGCCAACCGGGCGCAGCTGGCGCTGCGTGCGGCGCAGGAAGAAATCATCGGCAATCCAGGGAGCAGGCATGAGGGACACTTTCCGCACACAAAAGAATCTGCCCCCATTGTCTTCACCCTGAAAAAACCCTCGGGTCAGTGCGCCTGACGCATTGGCGTAGGAGCGGGACCACGCGCCCGCGGCCCCGCCTGCCCTTCAATGCTCCTCGCCGGCCTCCAGCCCCAGCTCCTGGATCTTGCGCGTGATGGTGTTGCGGCCAATGCCCAGGCGCTGCGCGGCTTCCATGCGCCGGCCGTGCGTCACCTGCAGCGCGGTGCGGATCAGATGCGACTCGAAGCGCCGGGTCAACACGTCCCACACATCGGCCTGGCCGTTCTCCAGCAGCTGGCGCGCCTGCACATTGAGCAGCGGCTCCCAGGTGGGCAGCGCCGCCGCGGCCGCAGGCGGCTCGGCGTCGGCGCCTTGCGGCGCTGCCGGCAGGCCAGGGCCCGCGCGCGGCACGAAGCTGTCGGCCGGCGCGTCTTCGCGCTCGGGCGCAAAGCTGCCCGGCTCCCCCACCGCCTGAGGCGCCGCGGTGGCAATGGCAGGCGCCTGCAGCACTTCGGGCGGAAGGTCCTTGACCGAGATCTGCTGCGCCGGCGCCATCA is a genomic window containing:
- a CDS encoding PA2169 family four-helix-bundle protein, whose amino-acid sequence is MPAPWIADDFFLRRTQRQLRPVGAGRSQAAATSDAANESPKIQANHEAAQDEFWHDHYHLESYYVSGRGYDQYRPAYELGWRAALQYPGDFASVVPVLEAQWQRDRGTSLLDWRQVSGAVKAAWERMRHAGPTVGLSHLQLLAMLQALQRLNLQTAKCLRLAVEQAPAGLLQQMLQRHIQAFEAASAELQHEFALPAHDRHGRRLSATLQRGWESVKALMGQPTMPRLMDASEDAERMLLVAYRGALRESLPEATRTVLQRQAMAVQRGIEALHWLRSCLPL